A genomic segment from Pedosphaera parvula Ellin514 encodes:
- a CDS encoding DUF2147 domain-containing protein gives MKRILFLVLLGLMLSGFSTKAAEAGDRILGIWHTTDDKSQVEIFKEKDKYYAKILSLKEPNWPAGDVEGMAGKPKNDRGNPDPKLRGRPIVGMQFMNGFAYSGKNKWVNGTIYDPESGKTYKCKMTLSDDKHLEVRGFIGISMLGRTVVWTR, from the coding sequence ATGAAGCGGATCCTTTTTTTAGTGTTGCTTGGTTTGATGCTGTCGGGATTTTCCACCAAGGCGGCGGAGGCAGGCGATAGGATTCTCGGCATCTGGCATACGACAGATGACAAAAGTCAGGTGGAAATCTTCAAGGAGAAGGACAAGTATTACGCCAAAATTCTAAGCCTGAAGGAGCCAAATTGGCCAGCGGGCGACGTGGAAGGAATGGCTGGCAAGCCAAAGAATGATCGCGGTAATCCAGATCCAAAGTTGCGTGGACGGCCCATTGTGGGCATGCAATTCATGAATGGATTTGCCTATTCAGGAAAGAACAAGTGGGTAAATGGAACAATTTACGATCCGGAATCAGGCAAGACCTACAAATGCAAGATGACGCTTAGCGATGACAAGCATTTGGAAGTGCGGGGATTTATCGGGATATCAATGCTTGGTCGAACGGTGGTTTGGACGAGATAG
- a CDS encoding SixA phosphatase family protein produces MWRVTKGMKALDLSFDLILSSPFVRARRTAEIVAESFHLPKKLEFSQNLVPDGNAKELIEEIKLQHGKSKKILLVGHEPYLSQLVSLLISGDSSIAITLKKAGLCKLSVDVLKYGQCATLEWLITPGQLRRVQ; encoded by the coding sequence ATGTGGCGGGTGACCAAGGGAATGAAAGCACTCGACCTCTCGTTTGATCTGATTCTTTCAAGTCCGTTTGTTCGGGCAAGGAGGACAGCAGAAATTGTAGCGGAAAGTTTTCACCTGCCAAAGAAGCTGGAATTTTCTCAGAATCTGGTGCCAGACGGAAATGCGAAGGAATTAATCGAGGAAATAAAGCTGCAACATGGGAAAAGTAAAAAGATTTTGCTGGTGGGGCATGAACCCTATTTAAGCCAATTGGTGTCGCTGCTAATTTCCGGGGACTCAAGCATTGCGATCACGTTGAAAAAAGCGGGTTTATGCAAGTTGTCGGTGGATGTTCTGAAGTATGGCCAATGCGCCACCTTGGAATGGCTGATAACGCCGGGGCAGCTAAGACGGGTTCAGTGA